One region of Pyramidobacter sp. YE332 genomic DNA includes:
- a CDS encoding HD domain-containing protein, translated as MSNKTLAEVRALPVDSKFQSVGLVTELKEKRDKNDKPYWVMSVMDKSGALDAKIWGNAQWFDLKDGVKKEIAEPAASPLVRNLKGETVGLIGSITEFKGKPQYQFNQIWLVDQEREEYRPAAFIRAAGVPVDRLEAEFWQFVNGCGGEAGEFLRFVFQPDSATWQAFRTFPAAVAHHHAYLHGLLEHTLGVARSARAIAQSYQGTAYEPDLDVVVAGALLHDLGKLDTYALDPGPESTLEGTVLDHIATGYARFVRLADEFKLTPLTRTLLGHIILSHHGQKEFGSPVLPATPEAMIVAAADNLDFYLNSWHGSVEQLDGGMEADRAISDFDFSTQRRLWKWRPEQPR; from the coding sequence ATGTCCAATAAAACGCTCGCGGAAGTGCGCGCGCTTCCCGTCGATTCCAAGTTCCAGTCCGTCGGCCTGGTCACGGAGCTCAAGGAAAAGCGCGACAAAAACGACAAGCCCTACTGGGTCATGTCCGTCATGGACAAGTCGGGCGCGCTCGACGCCAAGATCTGGGGCAACGCCCAGTGGTTCGACCTCAAGGACGGCGTCAAAAAGGAAATCGCCGAACCGGCCGCTTCGCCGCTGGTACGGAACCTCAAAGGCGAAACGGTGGGGCTGATCGGCTCGATCACCGAGTTCAAGGGCAAGCCTCAGTATCAGTTCAATCAGATCTGGCTCGTCGATCAGGAGCGCGAGGAATACCGTCCGGCCGCGTTCATCCGCGCCGCCGGGGTCCCCGTCGACCGGCTGGAAGCCGAGTTCTGGCAGTTCGTCAACGGCTGCGGAGGCGAGGCGGGCGAATTCCTGCGCTTCGTCTTCCAGCCCGACAGCGCTACGTGGCAGGCCTTCAGGACCTTTCCCGCCGCCGTGGCGCACCATCACGCCTACCTGCACGGCCTGCTCGAACACACGCTCGGCGTGGCGCGCTCCGCCCGGGCCATCGCCCAGAGCTATCAGGGCACCGCGTACGAGCCCGACCTCGACGTTGTCGTCGCCGGAGCGCTGCTGCACGATCTCGGCAAGCTCGACACCTACGCGCTCGATCCCGGCCCCGAATCGACGCTGGAAGGCACGGTGCTCGACCACATCGCCACCGGCTACGCGCGCTTCGTCAGGCTGGCGGACGAGTTCAAGCTCACGCCGCTGACGCGCACGCTGCTCGGGCACATCATCCTCAGCCACCACGGCCAGAAGGAGTTCGGCTCGCCGGTGCTGCCCGCCACGCCCGAGGCCATGATCGTGGCGGCGGCGGACAATCTGGACTTTTACCTCAACAGCTGGCACGGTTCCGTCGAACAGCTCGACGGCGGCATGGAAGCGGACCGCGCCATCTCCGACTTCGATTTCTCCACGCAGCGGCGCCTGTGGAAATGGCGCCCCGAGCAGCCCCGCTGA
- a CDS encoding RluA family pseudouridine synthase, whose protein sequence is MSWQFQISRHDEGRRLDAVLRGMWPGVPLGAMMKYFRKGAVRLEGKRCQPNDRVLEGQHVWVPWEEPGTVGRAEMPDGTPRRLPLDVVYSDRCVMVVNKPAGLLSQPDVKGEDSVVTRALGYAVDPEFPPQLVHRLDRNTSGVMALAMDGPTTRALMECFKARRADKRYWAIVIGELPERGRIDVPLLKDADKKLVRVDPKGERAVTEYKRLTSSGAFSLAEVHLLTGRTHQIRVHMNHVGHPLLGDVKYGDFGSKGQLRSLGVKRPMLHARSLTLGGLPAFLSHLEGRTFRAPAPDDLRRVMEKLGFIDAGARP, encoded by the coding sequence ATGAGCTGGCAATTCCAGATCAGCCGCCACGACGAAGGCCGACGCCTCGACGCCGTGCTGCGCGGCATGTGGCCGGGCGTGCCGCTGGGCGCGATGATGAAATACTTCCGCAAGGGGGCCGTGCGCCTCGAAGGCAAACGCTGCCAGCCGAACGACCGCGTCCTCGAGGGACAGCACGTCTGGGTGCCGTGGGAAGAGCCGGGCACCGTCGGCCGCGCCGAGATGCCCGACGGCACGCCGCGCCGGCTGCCGCTCGACGTCGTTTACAGCGACCGCTGCGTGATGGTCGTGAACAAGCCTGCCGGGCTGCTGAGCCAGCCCGACGTCAAGGGCGAGGACAGCGTCGTCACGCGCGCGCTGGGCTACGCCGTCGATCCCGAATTCCCGCCCCAGCTGGTACACCGCCTCGACCGCAACACCAGCGGCGTCATGGCGCTGGCCATGGACGGGCCGACCACGCGCGCGCTGATGGAATGCTTCAAGGCCCGCCGCGCCGACAAGCGCTACTGGGCCATCGTCATCGGCGAACTGCCCGAGCGCGGCCGCATCGACGTGCCGCTGCTCAAAGACGCCGACAAGAAGCTGGTGCGCGTCGATCCCAAAGGCGAACGCGCCGTCACCGAATACAAACGCCTGACGAGCAGCGGCGCCTTCAGTCTGGCCGAGGTGCATCTGCTCACGGGGCGCACGCACCAGATCCGCGTGCACATGAACCACGTCGGCCATCCGCTGCTCGGCGACGTGAAATACGGCGACTTCGGCTCCAAAGGGCAGCTGAGATCGCTCGGCGTCAAGCGGCCCATGCTGCACGCCCGCAGCCTGACGCTCGGCGGCCTGCCGGCGTTTTTGTCGCATCTCGAAGGCAGAACGTTCCGCGCCCCGGCTCCCGATGACCTGCGCCGCGTCATGGAAAAGCTCGGCTTCATCGACGCCGGCGCGCGGCCTTGA